Proteins from one Ranitomeya variabilis isolate aRanVar5 chromosome 1, aRanVar5.hap1, whole genome shotgun sequence genomic window:
- the SELENBP1 gene encoding methanethiol oxidase, which translates to MAKCVSCGPGYKTPLEAMKGPCEELIYVPCIYRSTGINKPDYLATVDVKPESAQYSQVIHRLPMPHVNDELHHSGWNTCSSCYGDHTKVRNKLILPCLISSRVYVVDVGTDQRAPQLHKVVEAEDVKKCGLGNLHTSHCLGCGEIMISTLGDPEGNGKGGFVLLDGETFEVKGNWEVQGEAAPYGYDFWYQPRHNVMMSTEWGAPKVLCNGFRIEDVAAGHYGHNIHVWDWTRHTRIQTLDLGEDGQIPLEIRFLHNPDAAEGFVGCALSSSVFRFFKGKDGKWAAEKVIQVPAKKVHGWALSDMPGLITDILISLDDRFLYFSNWLHGDIRQYDISDTQHPKLVGQIFLAGSILHGGPVTVLEDKELKSQPEPLMVKGRCVPGGPQMIQLSLDGRRLYVTTSLYSAWDKQFYPDMIHDGSVMLQIDVDTHKGGLKLNPNFMVDFGKEPDGPVLAHECRYPGGDCSSDIWI; encoded by the exons ATGG CGAAGTGTGTATCATGTGGCCCCGGATACAAGACGCCTCTGGAAGCCATGAAAG GTCCTTGCGAGGAGTTAATCTACGTACCTTGTATCTATCGCTCCACTGGGATTAACAAGCCGGACTACCTGGCCACCGTGGACGTGAAGCCGGAATCTGCACAGTACTCCCAG GTCATTCACCGTCTGCCGATGCCCCATGTGAATGATGAGCTGCACCATTCAGGCTGGAACACCTGCAGCAGCTGCTACGGGGACCACACGAAAGTGAGAAACAAGCTGATCCTGCCTTGTCTCATCTCTTCCCGGGTCTATGTGGTTGATGTGGGTACTGACCAGCGGGCCCCTCAACTCCACAAG GTGGTGGAAGCTGAGGACGTGAAGAAGTGTGGCCTGGGGAATCTGCACACCTCTCACTGCCTTGGCTGTGGGGAAATCATGATCAGCACCCTGGGAGACCCTGAAGGGAACGGTAAAG GAGGATTCGTCCTACTGGATGGAGAAACATTTGAAGTGAAGGGAAACTGGGAGGTACAAGGAGAAGCGGCACCCTATGGCTATGACTTCTGGTACCAACCACGGCACAATGTCATGATGAGCACCGAGTGGGGGGCCCCGAAGGTTCTCTGCAATGGATTCAGGATAGAGGATGTGGCAGCAG GACACTATGGCCACAACATACACGTGTGGGACTGGACCAGGCACACTCGTATCCAGACTCTGGACCTGGGAGAGGATGGACAGATCCCCTTGGAAATCCGCTTCCTGCACAACCCGGATGCGGCGGAGGGATTTGTCGGCTGCGCTCTCAGCAGTTCTGTGTTCCGGTTCTTTAAGGGAAAG GATGGCAAATGGGCTGCAGAGAAGGTGATCCAGGTGCCGGCCAAGAAGGTGCACGGGTGGGCATTATCCGACATGCCAG GTTTGATCACCGATATCCTGATCTCCTTGGACGACCGATTCCTGTACTTCAGTAACTGGCTGCATGGGGACATCAGACAATACGACATCTCCGACACTCAGCACCCGAAGCTGGTGGGACAG ATCTTTCTGGCTGGCAGTATCCTGCATGGAGGTCCAGTTACAGTTCTGGAGGACAAAGAGCTGAAGTCTCAGCCTGAACCCTTGATGGTAAAG GGGCGGTGCGTCCCAGGGGGACCGCAGATGATCCAGCTCAGCCTGGACGGGAGAAGGCTCTATGTGACAACATCTCTGTACAGCGCTTGGGACAAGCAATTTTACCCTGATATGATCCA CGACGGCTCCGTCATGCTGCAGATTGATGTGGACACACACAAGGGCGGCCTCAAGCTGAACCCCAACTTCATGGTGGATTTTGGGAAGGAGCCGGACGGTCCGGTCCTGGCTCACGAGTGTCGCTATCCAGGAGGAGACTGCAGCTCTGACATTTGGATCTAG